One region of Vitis vinifera cultivar Pinot Noir 40024 chromosome 1, ASM3070453v1 genomic DNA includes:
- the LOC100262843 gene encoding AP2/ERF and B3 domain-containing transcription factor RAV1, with amino-acid sequence MYTSFSSSEQRSSLLLVSLNMDGSCIDESTTSDSISTSLPALSALPATKSPESLCRVGSGTSVILDSESSIEAESRKLPSSRFKGVVPQPNGRWGAQIYEKHQRVWLGTFNEEEEAAKAYDIAAQRFRGRDAVTNFKPLSETEEDDIEAAFLNSHSKAEIVDMLRKHTYNDELEQSKRNYGLDANGKRSRAEGLMTPFGSDRVTKSREQLFEKTVTPSDVGKLNRLVIPKQHAEKHFPLQTGTTSKGVLLNFEDMGGKVWRFRYSYWNSSQSYVLTKGWSRFVKEKNLKAGDIVSFQRSTGGDKQLYIDWKARNGPTNQINPVEPVEMVRLFGVNIFKVPVNSSVVVANNGSWTGKRMIEMELLSFECSKKQRVIGAV; translated from the coding sequence ATGTATACCTCTTTCTCATCTTCAGAACAACGCTCCTCTCTTTTGCTTGTGTCTCTGAACATGGACGGAAGTTGCATAGATGAGAGTACTACTAGTGATTCTATTTCAACGTCGCTGCCCGCTTTATCTGCTCTGCCGGCAACCAAGTCGCCGGAGAGTTTGTGCAGAGTTGGGAGTGGGACGAGTGTGATACTGGACTCCGAGAGCAGTATCGAGGCTGAGTCTaggaagcttccctcctcccgATTCAAGGGAGTGGTGCCTCAGCCCAACGGACGGTGGGGTGCCCAGATTTATGAGAAGCACCAGAGGGTGTGGCTGGGAACGTtcaatgaagaggaagaagctGCCAAGGCTTACGACATCGCGGCGCAGAGGTTCCGTGGCCGCGACGCGGTTACTAACTTCAAACCATTGTCGGAGACGGAGGAGGACGATATCGAAGCCGCGTTCTTGAATTCTCATTCCAAGGCGGAGATCGTGGACATGCTGAGGAAACACACGTACAATGATGAGCTGGAGCAAAGCAAGCGAAACTACGGGTTGGACGCGAATGGGAAGAGGAGCCGAGCCGAAGGCCTCATGACTCCATTCGGGTCAGACCGGGTCACCAAATCCCGGGAGCAGCTCTTCGAGAAGACGGTGACGCCCAGCGACGTGGGTAAGCTAAACCGGCTGGTGATACCCAAACAACACGCGGAAAAGCACTTCCCCTTGCAGACTGGAACCACATCCAAAGGGGTGCTTCTGAATTTCGAAGACATGGGCGGGAAAGTATGGAGGTTTCGATACTCGTACTGGAACAGCAGCCAGAGCTACGTTCTGACCAAAGGGTGGAGCCGGTTCGTGAAGGAGAAGAACCTTAAGGCGGGAGACATTGTGAGTTTCCAGAGATCGACGGGAGGGGACAAGCAGCTGTACATAGACTGGAAGGCCAGAAACGGCCCGACGAATCAGATCAATCCGGTAGAGCCGGTGGAGATGGTGAGGTTATTCGGAGTCAACATTTTCAAAGTACCCGTAAATAGCAGTGTGGTTGTGGCTAACAATGGTAGTTGGACTGGTAAGAGAATGATAGAAATGGAGCTCCTGTCCTTCGAATGTAGTAAAAAACAGAGGGTAATCGGAGCTGtgtaa